In the Oncorhynchus gorbuscha isolate QuinsamMale2020 ecotype Even-year linkage group LG05, OgorEven_v1.0, whole genome shotgun sequence genome, one interval contains:
- the LOC124035076 gene encoding trace amine-associated receptor 13c-like codes for MPDLLANLSVPWGTQAIVCPNLTAAALVVPGSDKTLAPFCTFCCCGLLNRTLAVVFMVSLAFAIVVGNVVTLTVFMQTRQVRTPQGYLKVSLAIADMMVGVVVVPFSVYTEISLMVTSSPPVWYQGGTDPSMGGLVGPWQPCMLIGPVFAGCTFVSISTIFLMTVERCVAILWPLHKDHLVTRRRTLFLILFSWAGSFLLALAPLILSNNFTLEYSECSRMCNYVPLWDGVTLPSDANILLLFPVFDFTLLGGTLVFNILSFTSIRHYTRKRKLMSEGNVGVEGGGGGCQHRPSFSDIKAAKTISILTFAFTASFTPIAVFVLGNVVGFTWCNFSFVAFWILTGNSCCNVIIYSVRDQRFKKGVTLLFQREHSPSHGEKGGATPPPPTL; via the exons ATGCCTGATCTCCTGGCCAACCTGAGTGTTCCATGGGGCACACAGGCGATTGTGTGCCCCAACCTGACAGCAGCTGCCCTGGTTGTGCCGGGGTCAGATAAGACTCTGGCCCCCTTCTGCACCTTCTGCTGCTGTGGCCTGCTGAACCGTACCCTGGCCGTGGTGTTTATGGTCAGTCTGGCCTTCGCCATAGTGGTGGGCAACGTGGTCACGCTCACCGTCTTCATGCAGACAAGACAGGTCCGTACACCACAGGGATACCTCAAAG TCTCTCTGGCCATAGCAGACATGATGGTTGGAGTGGTGGTTGTTCCTTTCTCTGTCTACACTGAGATCTCTCTGATGGTGACCAGTTCCCCTCCTGTCTGGTACCAGGGGGGCACTGACCCCTCCATGGGGGGCCTGGTGGGCCCCTGGCAGCCCTGCATGCTGATTGGTCCAGTCTTCGCTGGCTGTACATTTGTCTCCATCAGTACTATTTTCCTGATGACGGTAGAGCGCTGTGTGGCCATCTTATGGCCCCTTCATAAGGACCACCTGGTGACACGGAGACGTACCCTGTTTCTCATCCTCTTCTCCTGGGCAGGCAGTTTCCTCCTGGCCCTGGCCCCCCTCATCCTCAGCAACAACTTCACACTGGAATACAGTGAGTGCAGCCGGATGTGTAACTACGTCCCCCTGTGGGATGGAGTCACGCTGCCCTCTGACGCCAAcatcctcctgctgttccctgtGTTTGACTTCACGCTGCTGGGCGGCACCCTGGTATTCAACATCCTGTCCTTCACCAGCATTCGCCACTACACACGCAAACGTAAGCTCATGTCAGAGGGGAATGTAGGGGTCGAGGGAGGGGGAGGCGGCTGCCAACATAGACCCTCCTTCTCTGACATCAAGGCCGCCAAGACGATCAGCATTCTGACGTTTGCCTTCACGGCTTCCTTCACCCCTATCGCTGTGTTTGTGCTGGGCAACGTGGTGGGCTTCACCTGGTGCAACTTCTCCTTTGTAGCCTTCTGGATCCTGACTGGGAACAGCTGCTGTAATGTGATAATATACAGCGTGAGAGACCAGCGCTTCAAGAAAGGAGTGACTCTGCTTTTTCAGAGAGAGCACTCACCTTCCCATGGGGAGAAAGGCGGAGCTACACCACCCCCACCTACCTTGTGA